A part of Uloborus diversus isolate 005 chromosome 6, Udiv.v.3.1, whole genome shotgun sequence genomic DNA contains:
- the LOC129223744 gene encoding uncharacterized protein LOC129223744 translates to MTEEELSIKRQKDRERYHKRKEEKIILPISERSPRDQRLQRKEWRKNSKNYRTRKSLATNSIPEDPDNEDMPQYSDSYQTPQSSCNTTLNGIPESKQKKNARKQANKRKAKAYRIIEKQNSTIKNLQRQLERYKKRYYRQKNQPSLSPSPRKQTNNLLKGLKVTKEVKRQLTYGLALKKQLASQAKSIKPGTKKQQFFMKAIGNKILKKYRMQTYMRGIISRKVNERLKLTKQNGILTSYVRKKKIFKVTESAKKSIKDFLEDDSVSRMCPGKKEFVRRGKERKQRRVLLDTLKNLHRKFTSTTKINISYPTFCREKPFWIQKPKVQDRDTCACARHTNMELMFSKLKQIHVVKEKSLHDMVNAVCCISKSKECMQNICSICKGKNVEFVLPKDFEVKYYQWENIIEEKEIKGEKKKN, encoded by the coding sequence ATGACAGAAGAAGAGCTAAGCATAAAAAGGCAAAAAGACAGAGAACGATATcataaaagaaaggaagaaaagattATTTTACCAATATCAGAACGTAGTCCACGTGACCAAAGGTTACAAAGAAAGGAGTggagaaaaaattcaaagaattatAGAACGAGGAAATCTCTAGCTACTAACTCAATTCCTGAAGACCCTGATAATGAAGATATGCCACAATATAGTGATTCCTACCAAACACCGCAATCCAGTTGTAATACAACCTTAAATGGAATTCCAGAatctaaacaaaaaaagaatgcaaGAAAACAAGCTAATAAAAGAAAGGCAAAAGCATATCGCATAATTGAGAAACAAAATAGTACTATTAAAAACCTACAGCGGCAACTCGAAAGATATAAGAAAAGGTACTATCGCCAAAAAAATCAACCTTCTTTATCACCCTCTCCCAGGAAGCAGACTAATAATTTACTAAAAGGTCTAAAAGTGACTAAGGAAGTCAAAAGGCAATTAACGTATGGTTTGGCTCTCAAGAAGCAGCTAGCAAGTCAAGCCAAGTCGATTAAGCCAGGAACTAAGAAGCAACAGTTCTTTATGAAGGCaattggaaacaaaattttaaaaaagtacagaATGCAGACATATATGAGGGGAATCATTTCACGCAAAGTAAACGAAAGATTGAAGTTGACCAAACAGAATGGAATATTGACCAGCTAcgtgcggaaaaaaaaaatatttaaagttactGAAAGTGcgaaaaaatcaattaaagattTCTTAGAAGATGACAGTGTAAGCCGAATGTGCCCTGGCAAAAAAGAATTTGTAAGACGCGGAAAAGAGAGGAAACAAAGAAGAGTACTACTTGACACGCTGAAAAATTTGCATCGTAAATTCACATCAAcaactaaaattaatatttcatatccAACCTTTTGTCGCGAGAAACCTTTTTGGATTCAAAAACCTAAAGTTCAAGATCGTGATACTTGTGCATGTGCAAGACATACAAACATGGAACTAATGTTctcaaaactgaaacaaattcatGTCGTCAAAGAAAAGTCTTTACATGACATGGTGAATGCAGTCTGTTGCATTTCTAAAAGTAAGGAATGCATGCAAAATATTTGCagtatttgcaaaggaaagaacgTAGAATTTGTACTCCCCAAAGATTTTGAAGTTAAGTATTATCAGTGGGAgaatataattgaagaaaaagaaataaaaggagaaaaaaaaaagaattag